A genomic segment from Myxococcota bacterium encodes:
- a CDS encoding MBL fold metallo-hydrolase, translated as MEGGGGIGDVEEVRFGPAIALVAPARGRYPDGRSLLVRGRSETVLVDPSLGVRPQGDVLRGEVDWCLLSHGHEDHVAALDLFADRPVRLHEADAPALASLDAFMALYGFPPDVEGPWRRAVVERFHFAPRPDAQPLRDGARFDLGGRSITAVHTPGHTRGHCCLLVEGAGEPPLLYLGDIDLSSFGPYYGDAWSSLDDFERSLDAVRRIDARWYATFHHVGVVERAEFLERLERFARVIATRDERLLAFLAQPRTLDEIVAHRFVYRPGDAVPFADAVERRSMGQHLARALADGRAREVEPGRFARRD; from the coding sequence ATGGAAGGCGGGGGCGGAATCGGGGACGTCGAGGAGGTGCGCTTCGGGCCCGCGATCGCGCTCGTCGCACCCGCGCGCGGACGCTACCCGGACGGCCGCTCGCTCCTCGTGCGAGGACGCAGCGAGACGGTGCTCGTCGACCCGTCGCTCGGCGTACGACCGCAGGGCGACGTCCTCCGCGGCGAGGTCGACTGGTGCCTCCTGAGTCACGGCCACGAGGATCACGTCGCCGCGCTCGACCTGTTCGCCGACCGCCCCGTGCGGCTCCACGAAGCCGACGCGCCGGCACTCGCGTCGCTCGACGCGTTCATGGCGCTCTACGGCTTCCCGCCCGACGTCGAGGGCCCGTGGCGCCGCGCCGTCGTCGAGCGCTTCCACTTCGCGCCGCGCCCCGACGCGCAGCCGCTTCGCGACGGCGCGCGCTTCGACCTCGGCGGGCGCTCGATCACGGCGGTGCACACGCCGGGCCACACGCGCGGCCACTGCTGCCTGCTCGTCGAGGGGGCGGGCGAGCCGCCGCTCCTCTACCTCGGCGACATCGATCTCTCGAGCTTCGGCCCGTACTACGGCGACGCCTGGAGCTCGCTCGACGACTTCGAGCGCAGCCTCGACGCAGTGCGCCGGATCGACGCGCGCTGGTACGCGACCTTCCACCACGTCGGCGTCGTCGAGCGCGCGGAGTTCCTCGAGCGGCTCGAGCGCTTCGCGCGCGTGATCGCGACGCGCGACGAGCGCCTGCTCGCCTTCCTCGCGCAGCCGCGCACGCTCGACGAGATCGTCGCCCACCGCTTCGTCTACCGGCCGGGCGACGCCGTGCCGTTCGCCGACGCCGTCGAGCGCCGCAGCATGGGCCAGCACCTCGCGCGCGCCCTCGCCG